In Exiguobacterium sibiricum 7-3, a genomic segment contains:
- a CDS encoding DinB family protein, with amino-acid sequence MTGIDCLLYLHQELDRYTEDQIHHISQPGVWSLGQMYDHILLVAHEYMDEVELCASLSTDTAHGKTPFGEELFRQNAFPPIKIKLPDEMNAPPDNTDSRDRLRQRLLELIERMEDWSKRLGHIDPQRKTRHGGFGWLNAKEWYQLIEMHTRHHFRQKKELEHVLLS; translated from the coding sequence GTGACGGGAATCGACTGCCTGTTGTATCTGCATCAGGAACTGGACCGGTATACCGAAGATCAGATCCACCACATTTCGCAACCCGGAGTCTGGTCGCTTGGTCAAATGTATGATCATATTTTACTCGTCGCCCATGAATATATGGACGAAGTCGAACTCTGCGCTTCGCTGTCGACCGATACAGCGCACGGTAAAACACCGTTCGGAGAAGAACTGTTCCGCCAGAATGCTTTTCCGCCGATCAAAATCAAACTGCCGGACGAGATGAACGCCCCGCCGGATAATACGGACAGCCGCGACCGCTTAAGACAACGTCTGCTTGAGCTGATTGAACGGATGGAAGACTGGTCGAAACGGCTCGGTCACATCGATCCGCAACGGAAAACAAGACATGGTGGTTTTGGCTGGTTGAATGCAAAGGAATGGTACCAATTGATCGAGATGCACACCCGGCACCATTTCCGACAGAAAAAAGAGCTGGAACACGTTCTTCTCAGCTGA
- a CDS encoding holin has protein sequence MASSVWISTMKERSIALIRLVVPLYSFVNLTLLAFGYTPLPFETNQIETALTALLGAGSLIYAWWKNNNMTEAAQHAQVTLREWNDLVQRNGQE, from the coding sequence GTGGCGTCATCTGTTTGGATTTCAACGATGAAAGAACGGTCGATTGCCCTCATCCGGCTCGTCGTCCCGCTCTACAGTTTCGTGAACTTAACGTTACTTGCATTCGGCTATACGCCTTTACCGTTTGAGACGAATCAGATCGAAACCGCGTTGACGGCGCTCCTCGGTGCAGGAAGTCTGATTTATGCCTGGTGGAAAAATAACAATATGACCGAGGCGGCGCAACACGCGCAAGTCACGCTACGGGAATGGAACGACCTCGTTCAACGGAACGGACAGGAATAG
- a CDS encoding MerR family transcriptional regulator, translating to MYTISEISQLTETTPHTIRYYEKEGLLFPTRTASGIRRYDETQLTWLRFVLRLRATHMPIDQIRQYVELFLASSETHDTSLERLRLLEAHQENVRQQLAELQQTEQMITEKIMAYQQLHPTVNKTI from the coding sequence ATGTATACAATTTCAGAAATCAGCCAGTTAACCGAAACGACGCCCCATACAATCCGGTATTACGAAAAAGAAGGGCTGCTGTTTCCGACACGGACGGCAAGCGGGATCCGCCGTTATGACGAGACCCAACTGACGTGGCTCCGTTTTGTCCTGCGTCTCCGGGCGACGCATATGCCGATTGACCAAATCCGACAGTACGTCGAACTGTTCCTCGCTTCGTCCGAGACACACGATACGTCGCTTGAGCGGCTCCGTCTCCTTGAAGCACATCAAGAAAACGTCCGCCAGCAGCTCGCGGAACTCCAACAGACGGAACAGATGATTACGGAAAAAATCATGGCTTACCAACAGCTTCATCCGACCGTCAACAAAACGATTTAA
- a CDS encoding threonine aldolase family protein: MNRLRTSFQQATGQISGHGKRNVGVLKTAFEGVADETVSDQYGTGSIIEPFERKFADLLGMEDAVFFPSGTMAQQVALRIWSDETDNRTVAYHPLCHLEIHEQDGLKELHPIKTILVGAADRLMTLDEIKALPDIACLLLELPQREIGGVAPLYRELEAISRYCRERGIRLHLDGARLFEMLPYYDKTAAEIAGLFDSVYISFYKGLGGIAGAILAGPSAFCKTARIWKRRYGGDLISLYPYIVSADYYYELRKDRMRQYYTDAKELAARFNALPGIHTTPEVPVSNMFHLHFNGQAADVSPKLEQVQEETSLGFVGYLVDKDGYCSTEISVGDAYAELDPQTLESGFERFRQVFS, translated from the coding sequence ATGAATCGTTTACGCACAAGCTTTCAACAAGCAACAGGACAGATCAGCGGGCACGGGAAACGGAACGTTGGAGTATTAAAAACCGCTTTTGAAGGTGTGGCAGATGAGACGGTAAGTGACCAGTACGGGACGGGATCCATCATCGAACCGTTCGAACGAAAATTTGCGGATCTACTGGGAATGGAGGACGCCGTCTTTTTCCCGAGCGGCACGATGGCGCAACAGGTCGCCTTACGGATTTGGTCGGACGAGACGGATAACCGGACCGTCGCCTACCATCCGCTTTGTCACCTCGAAATCCATGAACAGGATGGTTTAAAGGAATTGCATCCGATCAAAACGATTCTTGTCGGCGCAGCTGACCGATTGATGACGCTCGACGAAATCAAAGCGTTACCGGACATCGCTTGTCTGCTGCTGGAACTGCCGCAACGGGAAATCGGCGGTGTCGCCCCGCTATATCGCGAACTGGAAGCGATCAGCCGGTATTGCCGCGAACGGGGCATCCGGTTGCACCTCGACGGCGCACGGCTGTTTGAGATGTTACCGTATTACGACAAGACAGCAGCTGAGATTGCCGGCTTATTCGACAGTGTCTACATCTCGTTTTATAAAGGACTCGGCGGGATTGCCGGGGCGATTCTCGCGGGACCGTCAGCGTTTTGCAAGACGGCGCGGATCTGGAAACGGCGGTACGGCGGGGACTTGATCAGCTTGTATCCATATATCGTTTCGGCTGATTATTATTATGAACTGCGAAAGGACCGCATGCGGCAGTATTACACGGATGCGAAAGAATTGGCAGCCCGGTTCAATGCGTTGCCGGGCATCCATACGACACCGGAAGTCCCGGTGTCGAACATGTTCCATCTGCACTTCAATGGTCAGGCGGCAGACGTTTCTCCGAAACTAGAACAGGTCCAGGAAGAAACAAGTCTTGGATTTGTAGGTTATCTTGTCGATAAAGACGGGTATTGTTCAACAGAAATCAGTGTCGGTGATGCTTATGCGGAACTTGATCCGCAAACACTCGAATCCGGATTTGAACGGTTCCGGCAAGTCTTTTCTTAA
- a CDS encoding MFS transporter, producing the protein MRGTWKHPALLLSSVGISNLGAWVYFIALNLIVLERTNSAFAVSILYMLVPIAALLSSFWSGTVIDRVDKRNLMVLLDLSRAVLIAVLPWIDSLFVLYTLVFLINIGSSLFESASLIYMTKLVSKTNRQRFNALKNFIQSCGFILGPTIAGLLFLVGSPTFAIYLNAGALGLSALILFSLPDIEKQATISGAERLSFSMIVADWKETLRYAHKHRYITLVYTLFCVMTIFMSGLDSLEATFATRVLDFSESTYGFLVSIAGLGIIAGSLINATCTKWLSLRFLIGFGATATPVGYLIFATATDFSFAAIGFFLLTFALSFANTGFLSFYQNNVPVSIMGRFSGVINVAESILIIGLTLSIGLLAETFSIRSTYIVCSLGFFLIGLVSLPIVFKRNKQELYAMAIDEEIKVS; encoded by the coding sequence ATGCGAGGAACATGGAAACACCCTGCTTTGTTGTTATCAAGCGTCGGCATCTCCAATCTCGGAGCGTGGGTGTATTTCATCGCCCTGAATCTGATTGTCCTTGAACGGACGAATTCAGCGTTCGCCGTCTCGATTCTTTACATGCTCGTCCCGATTGCCGCCCTGTTATCGAGTTTTTGGTCCGGTACGGTCATCGATCGCGTCGATAAGCGGAATCTGATGGTGCTGCTTGATTTGTCCCGGGCTGTCTTGATTGCCGTCTTACCGTGGATCGATTCGTTATTCGTCTTGTACACACTGGTCTTCTTGATCAACATCGGCAGCTCATTGTTTGAATCGGCTTCTTTAATCTACATGACGAAACTCGTCTCAAAAACCAACCGGCAACGGTTTAATGCCTTAAAAAATTTCATCCAATCCTGTGGCTTCATTCTTGGACCGACGATTGCCGGTCTCTTGTTCCTCGTCGGCTCCCCGACGTTTGCCATCTATCTGAATGCCGGTGCCCTTGGTTTGTCGGCCCTGATTCTGTTTTCCCTGCCGGATATCGAAAAACAAGCGACCATTTCCGGTGCCGAACGGCTCAGTTTCAGCATGATCGTCGCCGACTGGAAAGAAACGTTACGTTATGCGCACAAACACCGTTACATCACGCTCGTGTATACCCTGTTCTGCGTGATGACGATTTTCATGTCCGGCCTTGATTCACTCGAAGCAACGTTCGCGACCCGTGTTCTTGATTTTTCCGAGAGTACATACGGCTTCCTCGTCAGTATCGCTGGACTCGGTATCATTGCCGGTTCACTCATTAACGCGACGTGTACGAAATGGCTCAGCTTACGATTCCTGATTGGCTTCGGAGCCACCGCGACACCGGTCGGCTATCTCATTTTTGCGACGGCGACGGATTTCAGTTTTGCTGCAATCGGGTTCTTCCTGCTGACGTTTGCCTTATCGTTCGCGAATACCGGATTTTTGTCGTTTTATCAAAACAACGTTCCGGTTTCGATCATGGGACGGTTCTCCGGCGTCATCAATGTCGCGGAATCCATCTTGATCATCGGACTGACGTTATCGATCGGTCTGCTCGCTGAAACGTTTTCAATCCGCTCGACCTATATCGTCTGCTCGCTCGGCTTTTTCCTGATTGGTCTTGTCTCATTACCGATCGTCTTTAAACGGAACAAACAAGAGTTGTATGCGATGGCGATCGACGAAGAAATCAAAGTATCATGA
- a CDS encoding M15 family metallopeptidase, with amino-acid sequence MIPSLDWLLEQADRKLKKEMDPDVIAITRAVITELAAEGLPVGVAQAFRTKQEQDALYAIGRTRPGKIVTYAKGGASNHNFGVAVDVFVYADGGKRAEFLAPPDPRLKQIVAAMKRYHMQWGGDWGSFPDYPHFQLYDAVNGQPKPLLGPRYPGRPLFAGAERMDRTLIRLIQKRLRLPLTGQFDWKLTQFIEQFQRQHRLAADGVVGPVTWRHLFGFQR; translated from the coding sequence ATGATACCATCACTTGACTGGTTACTCGAACAGGCGGACCGGAAGTTGAAGAAAGAGATGGACCCGGACGTCATCGCGATTACCCGCGCCGTCATTACGGAACTGGCGGCAGAAGGATTGCCGGTCGGCGTCGCCCAAGCCTTCCGGACGAAACAGGAACAGGATGCCTTGTACGCAATCGGCCGGACCCGTCCGGGAAAAATCGTCACCTATGCGAAAGGAGGCGCATCGAATCATAACTTCGGTGTGGCCGTCGATGTATTTGTCTACGCGGACGGCGGCAAACGGGCGGAATTTCTGGCACCACCCGATCCACGATTGAAGCAGATCGTTGCCGCGATGAAACGTTATCACATGCAATGGGGCGGTGACTGGGGCAGCTTTCCGGATTATCCGCATTTTCAACTCTATGATGCGGTCAATGGTCAGCCGAAACCATTGCTTGGTCCCCGTTATCCCGGACGACCGCTCTTTGCAGGAGCAGAGCGGATGGACCGGACATTGATCCGGCTGATTCAAAAACGGCTCCGCTTGCCGTTGACCGGTCAGTTTGATTGGAAGTTGACACAATTCATCGAACAGTTTCAACGGCAGCACCGGTTAGCGGCAGACGGTGTCGTTGGTCCGGTTACGTGGCGTCATCTGTTTGGATTTCAACGATGA
- a CDS encoding DUF4177 domain-containing protein, with the protein MYEYQYIRIDFKRLSGAPKEDYRAVINQQAENGWRFVQLIAPDFVTSGVGVGTYYELIFEHQRS; encoded by the coding sequence ATGTATGAATACCAGTATATCCGGATTGATTTCAAACGATTGTCAGGTGCCCCGAAAGAAGATTATCGGGCAGTCATCAATCAACAAGCCGAAAACGGATGGCGTTTTGTTCAGCTCATCGCTCCAGATTTCGTGACGTCAGGCGTCGGTGTCGGAACCTATTACGAACTCATTTTTGAACATCAACGTTCTTAA
- a CDS encoding GGDEF domain-containing protein, producing MLQPLPTEKKEVRLNLKLSTLQFYLLLALFSLMFTSIWSYNAFLKIEQENDRITTEAIPISNAASQLFPLLLDQELTVRSYLLNQNDQTFQQFKNTNAELKETIATLKMLDQRHPILKQLLAEEAIPLILRTDGFYEQQIRWIQSNQIERATLKRYSGMDYVNQFRPINAKINQDIDKIIQEATDRSKQASASAKWVIVIVVSVAVLLLMAFLQTFRLERSQQALIHRSLHDALTGIPNRRAFDEHLEASFTAAREQQTDVGLILIDVDEFKLYNDTYGHLKGDWCLQKVAATLKKQAGEFGLVSRYGGEEFAVILTEHVGQITHVAERIRSEILRLKIEHSAYEPLCQLSVSIGLAVARPDETLTEGDLIVLADQALYRAKSSGRNQISSYEAS from the coding sequence ATGTTGCAGCCGCTGCCGACGGAAAAGAAAGAGGTCAGACTGAACTTGAAATTATCGACGTTGCAATTTTACCTGTTACTTGCATTGTTTTCATTGATGTTTACCAGTATCTGGAGTTACAATGCATTCCTGAAAATTGAACAAGAGAACGACCGGATCACAACGGAAGCGATTCCGATATCGAATGCCGCTTCGCAACTGTTCCCTTTATTGCTGGATCAAGAGTTGACGGTCCGCAGTTACTTACTCAATCAAAATGATCAGACGTTCCAACAATTTAAAAATACGAATGCCGAATTGAAAGAGACGATCGCCACATTGAAGATGCTGGATCAACGCCATCCGATTCTCAAACAGTTGCTGGCAGAAGAAGCAATCCCGTTGATTTTACGGACGGATGGCTTTTATGAACAGCAGATTCGATGGATCCAAAGCAATCAAATCGAACGGGCAACACTGAAACGCTACAGCGGGATGGACTACGTCAATCAGTTTCGACCAATCAATGCAAAAATCAATCAAGATATCGACAAAATCATCCAGGAAGCGACCGATCGTTCCAAACAGGCGTCGGCGTCTGCCAAGTGGGTCATCGTCATTGTTGTCAGTGTGGCCGTCTTGCTGCTGATGGCATTCCTGCAGACATTCCGACTCGAGCGCAGCCAACAGGCATTGATTCACCGCTCGTTGCATGATGCCTTGACGGGGATTCCGAACCGGCGTGCGTTTGATGAACATCTGGAAGCATCGTTTACGGCAGCCCGGGAACAACAGACGGACGTTGGACTGATCTTGATTGATGTCGACGAGTTCAAACTGTACAACGATACGTACGGTCACCTGAAAGGCGACTGGTGTCTTCAGAAAGTCGCCGCTACATTAAAAAAACAGGCGGGTGAGTTTGGACTCGTCTCCCGGTACGGGGGAGAAGAGTTTGCCGTCATCTTGACGGAGCACGTCGGGCAAATCACGCATGTCGCGGAACGGATCCGCAGTGAAATCCTCCGGTTGAAGATTGAACACAGTGCGTATGAACCGCTTTGTCAGTTGAGCGTCAGCATCGGACTAGCGGTTGCACGACCGGATGAAACCTTGACGGAAGGGGATTTGATTGTCCTGGCAGACCAAGCCCTGTACCGTGCCAAGTCGAGTGGTCGTAATCAGATTTCAAGCTATGAAGCGAGTTGA
- a CDS encoding PLD nuclease N-terminal domain-containing protein produces the protein MDLINRKWFNNVIHLLGFFLMVTAYCDLWKRPKTRGPKWIWGILIFLVNYLGPIGYLIWGRHVPPPKITSRAN, from the coding sequence TTGGATCTAATCAACCGAAAGTGGTTCAACAATGTCATCCATCTGCTTGGATTCTTTTTAATGGTCACGGCCTATTGCGACTTATGGAAACGTCCGAAGACACGCGGTCCCAAATGGATCTGGGGCATCCTGATTTTTCTCGTTAATTATCTCGGACCAATTGGTTATTTGATATGGGGACGGCATGTCCCGCCACCGAAAATAACATCACGTGCTAATTAA
- a CDS encoding SDR family NAD(P)-dependent oxidoreductase, with translation MKYTVITGASSGIGYETAKVLAKKGKSLVLVARRTDELEKLRDEVKALAPDSDVILRSVDLTESENVHELYDSLKDLDIETWINNAGFGDFDNVKDVSVPKVEKMLRLNIEALTVLTSRYVHDYHDVEGTTVLNVSSGGGYRIVPNAVTYCATKFYVSAYTEGLAQELKNSGAKLRAKVLAPAATETEFADRSRGEAGFDYSKNVAKYHTAAEMATFLDQLLDSDQIVGIVNAEDYSFELRGPLFTYVGANN, from the coding sequence ATGAAATACACAGTCATTACAGGGGCCAGCTCAGGAATCGGATATGAAACAGCAAAAGTGCTTGCCAAAAAAGGAAAATCGCTTGTTCTCGTCGCCCGCCGGACGGATGAACTGGAAAAGTTACGCGACGAAGTCAAAGCACTCGCACCGGACAGTGATGTCATCTTGCGTTCGGTTGATTTAACGGAATCGGAAAACGTCCATGAATTGTATGATTCCTTAAAAGATCTCGACATCGAGACGTGGATCAACAATGCCGGATTCGGTGACTTCGATAACGTCAAAGACGTTTCGGTCCCGAAAGTCGAGAAGATGCTCCGTCTGAACATCGAAGCACTGACCGTCTTAACAAGCCGTTATGTCCATGATTATCATGACGTCGAAGGGACAACGGTCCTCAATGTCTCATCCGGCGGCGGTTACCGGATTGTCCCGAACGCGGTCACGTACTGCGCGACGAAATTCTATGTCAGTGCCTATACGGAAGGACTCGCGCAGGAGCTGAAAAACTCCGGAGCAAAACTGCGGGCGAAAGTTCTCGCGCCTGCTGCGACAGAAACAGAATTCGCTGACCGTTCGCGGGGGGAAGCTGGATTTGATTACAGCAAAAACGTCGCCAAGTACCATACAGCGGCTGAAATGGCGACGTTCCTCGATCAGTTGCTCGACAGCGATCAAATCGTCGGCATCGTCAACGCCGAAGATTATTCGTTTGAACTGCGTGGACCACTCTTCACGTATGTCGGTGCAAACAACTAA
- a CDS encoding helix-turn-helix domain-containing protein: protein MQPYLRVEHQLLRDGAAFTSVHEKMVYLLLQSYAGRDGLAFPSHQTLADAVPCGKTTVKNCLQTLTEKGWIEKAERFDRHGGQTSNGYRIRTVSPDTSRQDPGQETATGETPVDTKEKGVKKQSLKKEPPSLRHDLTEIIHHFETEIGRVTPSIRRQLETLLKETSPAVLHHAIEQATAANIRNFNYIKVIINSLKQRNLLTQEQIEMHETRRRTSVARSSRRKGHGKLPDWVERERRQQQQAEAEQKQRFEQTVPDQGELAVLLAELI from the coding sequence ATGCAACCTTACTTACGTGTCGAACATCAACTGTTACGCGATGGAGCCGCGTTTACATCCGTCCATGAAAAAATGGTCTACCTGCTGCTTCAAAGTTATGCCGGACGGGACGGACTCGCGTTCCCGTCGCATCAGACACTCGCGGACGCCGTTCCCTGCGGCAAGACGACCGTCAAAAACTGTCTCCAGACCCTTACTGAAAAGGGATGGATCGAAAAGGCCGAACGGTTTGACCGGCACGGGGGACAAACGTCCAACGGCTACCGGATCCGGACCGTGTCCCCGGACACTTCCCGACAGGACCCCGGTCAAGAGACGGCAACCGGGGAGACGCCTGTCGACACCAAAGAAAAAGGGGTTAAGAAACAATCTTTAAAAAAAGAACCACCATCACTACGACACGACTTGACGGAAATCATTCACCATTTTGAGACGGAAATCGGTCGTGTCACGCCATCAATCCGCAGGCAACTGGAAACCTTGTTAAAAGAAACGAGTCCCGCCGTCCTGCATCATGCAATTGAGCAGGCAACGGCAGCGAACATCCGTAACTTCAACTACATCAAGGTCATCATCAACAGTTTAAAACAGCGGAACTTGTTGACGCAGGAACAAATCGAGATGCATGAAACCCGTCGCCGAACCTCTGTTGCGCGATCGTCACGCCGAAAAGGACACGGTAAATTACCGGACTGGGTCGAACGGGAACGCCGGCAACAGCAACAAGCAGAGGCGGAGCAAAAACAACGTTTTGAACAAACCGTTCCCGATCAAGGAGAACTCGCGGTCTTGTTGGCAGAACTTATCTGA
- the arr gene encoding NAD(+)--rifampin ADP-ribosyltransferase has protein sequence MTRQTEVLDRGPFLHGTKAVLHIGNQLQTNHLSNYQEKRSNYIYFTATLEAAKWGAELAKGDGKERIYLVEPLGPFENDPNLTDQRFPGNPTRSYRSKEPLLIVAELSVWERHSDERIQQMKDSLAQLTKEGKNVILD, from the coding sequence ATGACCAGACAAACCGAAGTTCTCGACCGGGGACCATTTCTGCACGGGACGAAAGCCGTTTTGCACATCGGCAATCAGTTGCAGACCAACCACCTGTCGAATTATCAGGAGAAACGGTCGAATTACATCTATTTTACGGCAACGCTCGAAGCCGCGAAGTGGGGCGCTGAGCTCGCGAAGGGCGACGGCAAGGAACGGATTTATCTTGTCGAACCGCTCGGACCGTTTGAAAACGATCCGAACTTAACGGATCAGCGATTTCCCGGCAATCCGACACGGTCCTACCGGTCGAAGGAACCGCTTCTCATCGTCGCGGAGCTCAGCGTTTGGGAGCGGCATTCGGACGAAAGGATTCAGCAAATGAAGGATTCCTTGGCCCAGTTAACGAAGGAAGGGAAAAATGTTATTTTGGATTGA
- a CDS encoding MarR family winged helix-turn-helix transcriptional regulator: MTSHLSTPSYRHWQAIQKLHHRYMKEVNAVLKDWGLSKSQFDMLDTLYREQSATQKSLETTLELSSGAISQTLKKLFELHLITRKRIDREKRLVLTPSGETIVEESSPVVEVIHEQYFKQFTMDEHESFDRLLHKMQNNHI; the protein is encoded by the coding sequence ATGACTTCACACCTGTCTACTCCATCCTACCGTCATTGGCAGGCCATCCAAAAACTGCATCACCGCTATATGAAGGAAGTCAACGCGGTCCTGAAGGATTGGGGCTTATCGAAATCACAGTTCGATATGCTCGATACGTTATACCGGGAACAAAGCGCGACACAAAAATCACTCGAGACGACACTTGAACTGTCGAGTGGTGCCATCTCGCAAACCTTAAAAAAACTATTCGAACTTCACCTCATCACCCGCAAACGAATCGACAGGGAAAAACGGTTGGTCCTGACACCGTCAGGCGAAACGATCGTCGAGGAATCGTCCCCTGTCGTCGAAGTCATTCATGAACAGTATTTCAAACAGTTTACGATGGACGAGCATGAGTCGTTCGACCGCCTGCTCCATAAGATGCAAAACAATCATATCTAA
- a CDS encoding GGDEF domain-containing protein encodes MWKIIFIVELLVNACIAFTGFYIISKIIHSTHFSSSTTTSVIIGLATGLLGVVLMFKGIQVNESLRMDLRHLPLVLLAFYGNRFPLVIATLIIGGSRFLFGVTPQAFVAFVAIIAISTGMIYIHRKLFNRPFRQNLSLNIWALLMITFAVLINLGFTDASLRLLLATWTIGLAVGVLSSLLTLDFQMLNRQVELYKQSAERDHLTGLYNRRVWDTRTAGLEQEGRIYNVLALDIDHFKHVNDTYGHGNGDLVLKQFANILMEETRPHDVTARIGGEEFMILVYDLAPSKVNKVANRIRERIANERFQLDGFPAITVTTSIGIAHGKHVHIQQMNVLADEALYTAKQQGRNRTILFDQADQQDIAASHSSTETTT; translated from the coding sequence ATGTGGAAAATCATATTCATCGTCGAGCTGCTCGTCAATGCCTGTATCGCGTTTACCGGGTTTTACATCATTTCAAAAATCATCCATTCGACTCACTTTTCATCGTCTACGACGACATCCGTCATTATCGGACTCGCGACCGGATTACTCGGGGTCGTGCTGATGTTCAAAGGGATTCAAGTCAATGAGTCGTTACGGATGGATTTGCGCCATTTACCGCTTGTCCTGCTCGCTTTTTACGGCAACCGTTTTCCGCTCGTCATCGCCACCTTGATCATCGGTGGTTCCCGGTTTTTATTTGGCGTTACGCCGCAAGCTTTTGTCGCATTCGTCGCCATCATCGCCATCAGTACCGGGATGATTTACATTCACCGTAAATTGTTCAATCGTCCATTTCGGCAAAACCTGTCCCTCAATATTTGGGCGCTGTTGATGATCACATTTGCCGTCCTGATCAACTTAGGATTTACGGATGCCTCGCTTCGTTTATTACTCGCGACCTGGACGATCGGTCTAGCTGTCGGTGTCCTATCAAGTCTGTTGACGCTTGATTTCCAGATGCTGAACCGCCAAGTCGAATTGTACAAACAGTCTGCTGAGCGCGATCACCTGACTGGACTCTATAACCGTCGTGTCTGGGACACCCGGACAGCGGGACTGGAACAGGAAGGACGGATCTACAATGTCCTTGCCCTCGATATCGATCACTTTAAGCACGTCAACGATACATATGGTCATGGAAACGGGGACCTTGTCCTGAAACAGTTCGCGAACATCCTGATGGAAGAAACACGCCCACACGATGTGACGGCACGGATCGGCGGGGAGGAATTCATGATTCTTGTCTACGACCTTGCCCCGTCCAAAGTCAACAAGGTCGCGAACCGGATTCGGGAACGGATTGCAAATGAACGGTTCCAGCTTGACGGATTTCCTGCCATCACGGTCACGACCTCAATCGGAATCGCACACGGAAAACATGTTCATATCCAGCAAATGAACGTGCTGGCGGACGAAGCCTTATACACGGCCAAACAACAAGGGCGGAATCGGACGATTCTGTTCGATCAAGCCGATCAGCAGGATATTGCGGCGTCACACTCCTCAACGGAGACAACGACTTAA
- a CDS encoding DUF402 domain-containing protein gives MLRSAGGYTVNLDLEPDGERYYCNICLPTERTASGLRFVDLDLDLIRNTACEWAVVDEGEFIIHQELYHYPVDVIEGAKRMLHQLQYRIQRQTFPFDGFLTRWLDRLPQNSGANRLS, from the coding sequence ATACTACGATCTGCCGGAGGATATACCGTCAATCTCGATCTCGAACCGGATGGTGAGCGGTATTACTGCAACATCTGTTTGCCGACGGAACGGACAGCGTCCGGTCTCCGGTTTGTGGATCTTGACCTCGATCTCATCCGGAATACAGCCTGTGAGTGGGCGGTCGTCGACGAAGGTGAATTCATAATCCATCAAGAGCTGTATCATTATCCGGTAGACGTCATCGAAGGAGCGAAACGGATGTTACACCAGCTGCAGTATAGGATTCAACGACAGACGTTTCCGTTTGATGGATTTTTGACACGCTGGCTTGACCGATTGCCACAAAACAGTGGAGCAAACCGATTGTCATGA
- a CDS encoding GNAT family N-acetyltransferase, producing the protein MHNLLKKPVLTGKMVFLRPFEAKDLPLIEQCLRDPEVLKLTGSEADFDWETLKTWYGTRHDQPDRLDLAVIDKATGTLVGEVVVNDYQSSDHSMNFRILIGEAGRNRGLGTEATRLLINYLFQETSLARLTLSVFDFNPRARHVYEKLGFQVTGVEQDDLEVDGQRVDSILMVLTRERYFEQ; encoded by the coding sequence ATGCATAATCTACTAAAAAAACCCGTTTTAACGGGAAAAATGGTCTTCCTCCGACCGTTTGAAGCAAAAGATCTCCCCTTGATTGAACAGTGTTTGCGAGATCCGGAAGTCCTTAAACTGACGGGAAGTGAAGCAGATTTTGATTGGGAGACCCTTAAAACCTGGTACGGGACGAGGCATGACCAGCCGGACCGTCTGGATTTGGCAGTCATCGACAAAGCAACCGGTACGCTCGTCGGTGAAGTCGTCGTCAATGATTATCAGTCAAGCGACCACAGCATGAACTTCCGGATTTTGATTGGAGAAGCCGGCAGAAACCGCGGTCTTGGAACGGAAGCAACACGGTTGCTAATCAATTACTTGTTTCAAGAGACATCGCTTGCACGCTTGACGTTAAGCGTTTTTGATTTTAATCCGCGGGCACGGCACGTTTATGAAAAACTAGGGTTTCAAGTGACCGGTGTAGAACAGGATGATCTCGAAGTTGACGGACAACGTGTCGATTCAATCCTGATGGTCTTAACCCGGGAGCGTTATTTCGAGCAGTAA